The Tursiops truncatus isolate mTurTru1 chromosome 20, mTurTru1.mat.Y, whole genome shotgun sequence DNA window TCAGTTTTCCTTTCTCACTTGGTCAGAGTCGGTGGATGTGACCGCAGAGGTGAAGCTCCATGTGCTCCTTGGAGACCATGGGGACCCTCACGTCTGAGCTGTGCTCCCTGGGGCCTCACTGCATGCaggcctcccctcacccccccgCCTTTGCTTACCACTGTCCCGTGGTGGGCATTTGCGTCATTTCCAGCCTGGCTCATTGTGGACGCTCATGGACAAAGCCCCACTCCCCCTAGCTTTGTGCTTCTGCccgggggctgggctggtggcccTCTGGGCTTGTTGACCGCACTGAGTCAGGGCACCTCAGCAGACAGGGGCTCTTTCGCGGGATCGTCCTGGGGTCCCACCAACACATGCAGCGGCAGCCTTCCGTGCAGGCCCAGCGTGTGGCCCCTGAGGGGCTGTGTGCTGGGCAAGCAAGGGGACCGCTGCCCCGGGAGGGCCACGCAGGGGGCCGGGAGTCTCAGCAGAGTCCTGAGGATGAGAAGGAGTGGCTGGACGGCGGAGGGAGCGTGGTCAGCTGAGGGGCCTCTCTGGGCCGCTCGCGGTGGTTGAGATTCGGGCAAGGTGGCTCTGAGCTTGGGAGGAGTGAgcgaggggctggaggaggggagggctgtGGGGGGGGGGACTCGAGGTGGTGAGCAGGCCACGTGGGGAGGGAGCATTAGACTACCCTACCGGCCACAGAAAGGCGGTGTCCAATTTTAAGCAGGAAGGGACGCCCTTCCTTTAGAttgttatttacttttgtttttaacttagaCTTTTAATCCTGAGATAATGATAGATTTGCATACAGTTGTACAAACTGATACAGAGAGAGCCCAGGTATCTTGtacccagtttcctccaatgggAACATCTTGTAAAACTGTCCTTCAGTATCACAACCCGGATAACGACATGGATTCAGTCAGATGCAGGACGTTTCCAGGACAGCAGGGTCCGTCCTGCGGCCCCATGATGCGCACACTCACTTCCCTGCACCCCGACCCGCTCCTTAGCCCTCCCAGCAACCACCAGTTGgtctccatttctgtaatttGTCACTTCAAGAatgtcatatgaatggaatcatacaacatctAACCTGTCGGGCTTGGCTTTTTTCATCCaacataattctctggagatgcGTCCAGGTCACTGTCTGTGTCACTAGTTCCTTCCCCTTTATTGCCGAGCTGTGCTCTCCATTTGGACCTGCTGCTTTGTTTAATCATTTACCTGTTGAAGGATAGCTGGGTGGTTTCCAGTGTTTTGCCGTAAGCTTTGTTTATAAAGCTGTTGTAAACATTCACGTACACGTTTTTGTGTGAACATTCTGTGGGAGCATTTCTCTGGGGAAAAGGCCCAGGAGTGCAATGGCTGGGTCGTAAGGTGGTTCTGACCACTCTGCCGGAGTGTTCTTCAGAGTGGCTACACCGTTTTATGTTCCCCCCAgctaaagcccacgtgcagcaacgaagacccaacgcagccaaaaataaataaatagatagattaaaaaaaccccaaaaccggcctggctgggggtggagggtaggTGTGTGAGAGGTGGCGGAGGGAGGGGTGGCTGAGGCTCTCAGGCCCTGGTCTGTCCCTGGTGGCCACTGTGGATGGGCAGGGCTGGCCCGAGCCCCGTGGGCAGCTCCCAAGCCTGCTCAGGCCTCTCAGCTGCCCACCTCCGCGCCTCTGGCAGCAGGAGGGCCACCGGGACCGAGCAGTCTGGACCGGCTGCTCCGATCTGGGTGGGGactcctgctctttctgctgccAGACTCAGTGTCGGAAAGCAGAAGCAAACTCCAGCCTTTGGACACCCTCCTTCCTGACCTCAGGGTCAGCTGGTCATTTCCTGTTAACCTAATCTCACTCCACACTCCTTTTGTCAGCAGACAGGCTACGTGGTGGCTAGCTGAGCTCCTGGCTGCAGCTTCTGCCCAGGGAGGGGttgagagaggaagggggaacgttgtgtgtgtgagagagaaagagtcaGGGAGGGAGGCCAGCGGAAGGCGGGCGTGGCTATGAGCACCTGggtagcctcagtttcctcatctgtaaagtggagcaACGTCTCCACCTTTAGAGGAAATCGGGGAGAACTGGAGAGCCTGTTGTTTAAAGGACTCAGCGTATTTTAGGAGCCCAGTGAATATGTGCGACCATTCTTAGCAGCAGTAAACTGCTGAAACAGTACTTTATCTGTGGGGCCTCGTCCTCATGACCTAAGTACCCCGGAAGGTTCTGCCTCTGTAGGAATTTCACAGGCCCCAGGAGGGAGGCCTGAGAGCCCAGGCAGGGGGCAGGCGCCTGGGGAGACGCGGGCACAGTGAGGTGAGCCCAGGCTCGCCGCCATGGCTCATCAGCAGCTGACGTGTATTAAGCAGCAGCTGCATGCCGGGCTCTCCGCAATAACCCCGCACAGCAGTGATTATCTTTAGTTTTACTGCTGGGACACTGAGCTTGAGTGAGGGGAGTGACCGGGCCCGGTGAGCTGGGCAGGGTTGGTGTTTGAGCCAAGGCCTGGGTGCTGTCCAGGGCCCTCCAGCTGGTCCGGCCCATCTGGGGGGTGGCCTTCGTCTAGGCCACCTGGCCAGTAGAGGTCTGGATATAGAGGCCTGGACAGCAGGGGCCCCTGGCCCCATTCAGTCTGGCTGGCTGTCCAGCTGCAAGGCGCTGCCTCTTACCTTGGAGGGGTCTGGGGGCCTGGGTCCAGCTGGGCGGAGTCTGGTGGGGAGTCTGCTCCTCAGGGCCCAGGCGACCTTGTCCCTCAGCGTCCTGGCCCACTGCCTGGATGTTCCAGACCTGGTGGGCGGCTGGGAGTCTGAATGGGGTGGCgcggggggaggggccgggagccAGGTCTGGGCTCGGGTTTGGGGGGAGATGGTGTGTGAGGGCTGGTTGGCCGCCAGCCGCCAAGGACCGCCCACCCACTGGTGCGAACCTCAGAAAGGCGCTGGGGGGGCTTCCAGCTTCACTGCTGTCGCTTGCTGTCACCACATCAATGAGTGCCCCCGTCTTGTGTGTGCTGCCCCTGCAGCCCACCTTCCTGTCCCCCGTGTTGGAACTGTGGCTTCTCTACTCCTTTCCTGACATTCAGCACATGTCACTGGGCCGCCCCAGGCCGTGGAAGCTTCTGTGTGACTCTGACTGCTGTCTGTTACAGCGAAACTTAGCGATGCTCTGGACGGCTGTCCCTCGGGGATGGGTTTCAGGCCCAGTTAGATGCCACCCAGAGCAGCCAGGTCTCCTGCAGTGTGTCTGTGTGGGCAAAGCAATGGTTCCAGAACACACCTCCTGCTTAGAATCGTTTACGGGTCCCATTGTCATGCGAGGAAAGTCTGAAATCTGCCCCATGTCCCTCCGATGTCTGTGCTCTGCGGACCGCCACCTCGGTCCCCGGACCCTGCCCTACTCCCCAGCACTGaccccagcctggcctctgcACAGGCTGCTCCCCATGCCTGGAACACCCATCCTCACCCAGCACCTTTCACGAAGGGGGGTTAACTCCCACCCATCCTGCAAGACTGAGCCTCAGCGGCCCCAAGTCTGAGTGAAGCCCAGACTTGGGGCCTCACCCAGTTGGACGGTCGCCCCGCGCCCAAGCCTGTTTCCCAGTTCGAGACGCCGGGCTGTCTCTGTGCTGTGGGAATCAGTGAAGGCAGCTCTTGGCAAGACATCGTGACCCTAAATTGCTAAGCAGGTGTCCGATGGTGGTTCTATCCTGAAAATTATTTCAGGAAGCCGGGGATGAGCTGGTGCGGGGGGTTCCGAACGGGAGGCTAGGGACTCGGGACTTTCCTGCTGCGATGGGAAGTCCCTGGCAGCTGGCAGGAGAGGGAGCGGagccagggtcagggtcagggtcctGGGCAGCCACAGTGGGCCTGGCCTCGCCAGCGCCTGGACTGTGTCCTGCCCAGCATAGGGTTCAGGGCTGGCCTGGGCGCCCCTCTGCTGACTGCCCCCCACCAGCTCCGAACACAGAGGTGGAAACTACACACCACGTGTAACGATGGCCAGCGGTGATGGTGGGGGGGCGTGGAGGGGGCCTTTCAATACCAGAGGCTGTCTCAGGGCAGGGCGGGGGCCACCTTGATGGGAGGGGACTGGTGGCCCTGGGAGGGACCATCCAGGAAGTAGAAACCTTGTTTTCTCTCCACACCATGCTTGGCTTCACCTTGGTCTTTATTCGAAGCTAGAAGGTGGCAGCCGAACAGGGCACCTCCCTCCAGCTCTGTCATCCCACGGCTCCAGGACCCTGTCCTCCTCCCCCGACAGTGGCCCGACCGGGTCTCCGGTGCTCACACGAGGCGGCCTGGCACGGACGCGCCTGGGTGAGGCCTGGGTGAGGGCAGGGGCGGAGAGTCCTGGGCGTGAAGGCAGCCAAGTCCGGGGCTCAGCACACCTGACAGCACCCAGAGGCCTGTGGCTCCACAGGGCGGGGCCCGCGTGCCCCGCCCCCaagcctcccctccttcccctctccgtCTCCGTCTCCGTGCCGTTGCCCTCCCACCCGCCGCACCTTTGCCTGCCACTGCTGTTCATCCTTCAGGCCCGACCTCCCCACGTGTCCAGACCCCAGTGCCCTGCCTTCGCTCCGTGCTCACAGCCGCCTCTCCCCACAGCCCTCGGCAGAGAGCGTGTCCCTCAGGACTCGTCTAGGgacccttcttcctcccctgctcGACTGGAGGCACCCCAAGTGTCCACCAGCCTGTACTCAGGGCCTGCGTCCTGCCGGGTGtgatgtgctcagtaaatacctgtCCTCTGGACGGAGAAGTGTAAGGACGGATGACTGGATGGGCAGACACGCTGGAGGCTGATGGATGAGAAGATGGACGGATACAGGGGTGGCTGGGTGGCTAGGTGGGCGGACTGACGGCCTGGGTCGGGATTCCAGCACCGTCActcacagctgtgtgaccttggagagagacttaacctctctggcctcagttttgtcatctgtgaaatgagggtgAAACAGTACCTCCTCATAGGTTGTGAGGTTGAGGGTGAGCTCGTGTGCCTGTGGGTACGAGCGTGTGTGTGTCCCTGTGGGACTGTGAGCTCGAGTGTAAGTGTGCACGGGCGTGAAGGCCTTGGTGCACACGTGAATGTGTTTGCGTGAGCATTCATGAGTGAGCATATGCGTGTGTGCGGAGGTTCGTGTGCAGTTGTGAGTCTAAGTGTGGCGTGTTCACGTGTGTGCATGATTGTTTGGGGTCCACAGGCGAGGGAGGGCAGTGAAGGCACGTGTGCACAGTGCGGGTGAGGAGGAGTGTGCCGaccgtgtgcgtgtgtgtgaattGATGTGAAgggcacatgtgtgtgtgtgtgcacatgtgtgtgtgtgcacgtatatgtgtgcgtgcgtgtgcaccGGGGTTGGTGAAGCAGCTCCTGCCTGCATCCGGGGAACCAGAGTCACCCCAAACAGGGTCCCCGTCTGGAGACTGGATTTttggccccaccccagccccctcctcccagcccagaaGCTGAAACAGAGGTCAGGAGGTCAGGGGCTGGAGCCAGGCCACCAGGGGCCTGTCCCACAGTGGGACACGTGCCCTGCAGCCCGGGTGCCCAGGGAGTGTTGCTGGGGGAAGGCTGGGTGCCCGTCTGCTTTACCACATCTCTGCCTGgcgatgagaaaacggaggctccCAGAGGTCAGTCCCTTCCCGGGTCTCACGCTGGGACAGGGCAGGGGTTGGAGTGCACGTGAGTCAGGCGCCCAGGCTCTCTCCCCGCATCTGTCTGCCAGGGATGTGAGGCCGCGTGACCGAGAAAACCTACTTGGCCTCGAAGGAGAGCAGTGGACACGGCCCTgaaccccgccccccgcccccgcccagtgAGGCTTTGCTCTCAACCCCTTGAGGGCTCGAGTCTCTGCTTTGATTAAGAGGCCCTCCGTCCCCGGAAGCAAGACCCAGCCCGGGCTGCAGGGGCATCCCTGCCTGCTGACGGTGGTCTCACCTGACCGCCTGCAGGGTAGGAGTCCCATCCCACCCCCCTGCATCCTGGTTTAAGAATAACTCTTAGCCCCGGGCAAGTGGCTTTCCGTATGTAATCGTGACACCCcagagctcagagaagtgaaaggCAGCACCTGGGGCCCGGCTCGCAGGGGTCAGCTGGGAGTTGAGCCGGATCAGCCCGGCTCCAGAGCCCATCACGGGTCAGGTCCACAAGCCACAGGCCACCTGAGGGCAAGATCACGTCCAGGCGGGAGGGGCGGCCCCTGAGCTGGGCCTGCGAGGGTCTCAGGAGGGATGGGGGCCCCACCGCAGGCACAGGGAACGCTGGGCAAAGGTGtggaggcgggggagggagggctgccgAGGAAGGCTCAGGCAGACCAGGAACTTTGGCTTTCGATCCGATGGGACTAGGGAGCCGTGGCAGGTGTTTGCGCAGCGAGGGGTCGGCTGTGCTCAGGGCTCTGGGCTGGCCGCGAACTGGGGGGTGGATGGGAGGAGCCCAGGTGAGAGGCAGTTAGAAGGGCCAGGGGTAACTGTCACAAGCTTGAATGAGGGTGAAAGTCACTGGAGGAGGAAGACACCAGGGGACACGCAGCCGACGTCAGAACAGCCCAGGGCGCTGAGGAGAGCCGCAGCTGGGACAGCCTGGAGGGAGGGGCGCGCAGGCAGCGGGGTGGCATCACGCACAGGCCGTGGGGTGGCATCACGGGCCCCGCACCTGGCAGGCGCCCAGTACAGAGACCATCCATGGGAGGAAGGAGGCCATCGTGGCTCTAGGTCAGCATAGGTCATGCTTTCTCCCCGTtcccccagctctgccttctACACCCCCTGCCCGGTGGCCCCGGAAGAACCCCGCTGGGCCAGCAGGGGCAGTGCCAGCCTAGTCCCGTGTCTACCGCGCACCCATATGGCTTCCTCTCcatccaccctccccctccctgtcctTATCTTTCCCTCCCGTCTCCATGGCGACTCACCACCCCGGCTTGCCTGCATCCCAGCCTCTGCCAGGGATTCTGGGCCCGGCTCTGTCCCTCCCTCCGGAGCCCTGGTTCCTGCAGTCCTGTCTCCTCCCCCTGGGGTGAGTCCAGAGGCAGCCTCCTCTTTCCCGACTGTCACATCCATTTTCCAGCCCTGCCGACTTGTGTCCTCTGGGGAGACCCCCCCAGCCTCCACTGGCCACAGCTCCGCCAGCCCTTCCGGGAGGGAAGCCAGCCTCAGCGCCGCCAAAGGTCTCCTGGGTGTCCTGCCTGCTCCCGGACCCTCTCCCGGACCCTCTCCTGGACCCTCTCCCCACGCCAGCCTCCCATGCCGAGGTCTGCCTTGTCAGTCATTTCCTTTTGTCACCGGCTTGGCAAACAGGCGAGTCTTTGGTCCTGagacctgggggtggggactgggTCTGCAGAGGGAGGATGGGGGCACCTGGAATCCAGGATGAAGATAGAAGTCTGGATTCCCTTCTAAATAACATTTTTGGGATTGTTTTTCTCCCCAATTTTCTCTCcaaggagagaaaacagagctTCATGGGCAACAGCAGCAACAGTTGGTAAGTGGCAGGGCCTGGCGGCAGGACTGGGGCCTGGATACCTGTCCCAGGGGAGGGAGCACGAGGCTGGGTCCGCCAGgctgtggagggagggatgggaaaACCAGGTGGGTGCTGCAGCGAGGCAGATGCCAGCTCAGAGCTGGAATCTTCCAAGAGCCGCCTGCTGCCCCCCGGGAGGCCTCTCCTTATGGTCCCCGCTGCCCGAGGGAGGTAGTAGAAAGGATCCTCTTGGGGTATGTAGAGGTCATTGACCCCTGGAGGgacccccccccctcccctcgcAGCAGGAGGCCATGGGGGAGGATTTCCGTGGGCGTCTGTGCCAGGCTCCGGGCAGGGTGCACCATCTTGTCTCTTcaccccatccttccctcctggACCGTTAGAAATGGGGCAGACCTGGGCGGGAACTTGCCCAAGACAGCTCCCTCCAGGCTTCCCCATCTCAGGCTCCCTCTGACTGCTGCCCTGGGGTCCCCACGCCCTGCACACCACCCCCAGGTCCCACGCACCATTCCCCAAGTTGGACCTGGGGCTGGGGTCCCGACCTGTGGCGTCCCGGGAGCCGCCCGCCTGCTCCATCTGCCTGGAGAGGCCGCGCGAGCCCATCTCTCTGGACTGTGGCCACGACTTCTGCCCGCGGTGCTTCAGCACCCACCGTGTCCCCGGCTGCGGGCCGCCCTGCTGCCCCGAGTGCCGCAAGACCTGCAAGCAGAAGGGCCTCCGGGGCCTGGGGGAGAGGATGAGGCTCCTGCCACGGAGGCCGCTGCCCACCGCGCTGCAGGTGCGCAGGCCTCCTCCCGGCCGGGGGCTTTGACCTCACACTGGGATGTCACGGAGGGAGGTGGAGTTCGGGGGGACgctccccagcctgggagctcagggAGCCCTGTCTCCGGGCCCAGGAGACCTGCGCGGTGAGGGCCCAGCCGCTGCTGCTGGTGCGTGTCAACGCCTCCGGTGGCCTCATCCTGAGGATGGGGGCCGTCAACCGCTGCCTGAAGCACCCGCTGGCCAGGGACACCCCCGTCTGCCTCCTTGCCGTCCTGGGAGAGCGGCACTCAGGGAAGACCTTCCTCCTAAACCACCTGCTTCAGGGCCTGCCTGGCCtggtgagggcagggctgggccgggggctgggggcaggggcagggacccAGCCtggcttggggaggggagggggccagaTGGGCCAACGGATGCTCTGCTTCTCTGCCCCACAGGAGCCCGGCGAGGGCGGCTGGCCGAGGGAAGGGTGCTCCGGGCAGGGCTTCCGGTGGGGAGCCAACAGCCTCACCAGGGGCCTCTGGATGTGGAGTCATCCCTTCCtgttggggaaggaggggaggaaggtgagcggggaggggcagaggagtCCAGACCGGCTCATGGAGAGGGGAATCGGGCAGGAAATCTCTGGGGGCTGGGACGAGAAGATGGGGCGGGCAGAGGCACCTGGGGGGCGCGGCAGGCTGACCCCTCAGTGTGCACCCCTGCCTCCACACAGGTGGCCGTGTTCCTGGTGGACACGGGGGACGCCATGAGCCCTGAACTGAGCAGGGAAACGAGGACCCGGCTCTGCGCCCTCACCTCCATGCTGAGCTCCTACCAGGTGAGgccccccagcccctctgcctgcCCTGCTCCGCTCTCGCCACCCACACTAGGGCCATCCCAGCCGGGTCTGGCCCTCCAAGCCCCGGGGACCGGGACCTTTACCCCGGAGGCCCCTGTGTCTGGGATCCCCGCAGGTTCTTGGGGCGCCCCTGCGAGGGGGCGCCTCGAGTCAGTGTGAAGGTCCTAAAGGTGGGTCGGAGGCCCCTGGGGCAGCTGAAGGTCTGTGGACCgtccccctgcctgccctccaccCCTCGGGCcgggccagccctgccctgcaggcTGCGGGGGTCCCCGGGGCTGGTCCCTCGCACCTCCTGAGCCCCACGTTCTGCCTGGGGGTCCTGCCTCACCGGGGTCTTCCCAGTGTCTCTTTGCCTTCACAGACCCCCTTCCACCTTGTTCTCCTTGGTTCCAGATCCTCACGGCCTTCCAGGAGCTGAAGGATACAGACCTGGAGTATCTGGAGGTGAGGACACAGCTGCTCTTGGGGCTGAACCCTGTCCCTGCCCTGCCCGTGAGGCCAGGGGTGCCTTTCAGCTCTGGCCCAGGATTTTGTGACCTGGAGCAGGATTGCGGGGTTGGGGGCACAGGGTAAACCAGGAGGTGCCTGGTTGGGGAGAGGTAGGAGGGTCCTGGGGCCAGGAGCCGGGAAGATGTCCTCCAGTggcccagggggaggggaggcacagCCCTTGGAGTGGCCCAGCCATGACCCCTGTGCCCCATCCCCAGATGTTTGTCCACGTGGCCGAGGTGATGGGCAGGCATTATGGGATGGTGCCAATCCAGGTGAGATACCCGTTTCTGGACTTGTCACCCCAGACTCCGACACCCCGGCTGCTGCTATCAGCACCCCTTCTCTTCCAGCACCTGGACCTCTTAGTTCGTGACTCATCCCACCCCAGCAAGGCGGGGCAGGGGCATGTAGGCGACATCatcaaggtgagggaggggatggggcggAGGTGTAGACGGGGCAGAAGGTCAGTTAGCCGGGGAGCGCGCTCAGAGCGCATCCCCACTCCTCTCTAGAAGTCGTCTGGCAAATACCCCAAGGTTCAGGGGCTGCTTCAAGGAAGGCGAGCCCGCTGCTGCCTCCTGCCGGCTCCCAGGAGGCGGTGGGCGAGCAAAGGCCACGGAAGCCCGGGAGGTGAGTGTCCCAGGAGCAAAGCCTCCCCGGCctgccctccttctcctccccctcccctcccccctcctcccctccccctccccctcccctcccccttctcctcctcctcccctcccctcctcctccccctattcctctcctccccctccccctcctcctcccccttctcctcctcctcccctcccctcctcctccccctattcctctcctccccctcctccttcccctcctcctcctcctcctctcccgaCACCCCTTTCTCTTCCTGAAGCCGGTCCTGCTTACCAGGCACCTCTGCATGAGGACTCTCTTCCTCAGACACAGATGATGCTGCTGGCCACCTCCGCGCCTACGTGGCCGATGTGCTGAGCGCGGCCCCCCTGCATGCCAAGAGCCGCTGCCAGGGCTACTGGAGCGAGGGGCGCCCCGCGGCCCGGGGGGACAGACGCCTGCTCACGGGGCAGCAGCTGGCTCAGGAAATCAAGGTGTGAAAGCTCCCCAGAGCCCCAGGAGACCCGCTGGCCCCTGCCCCCCCTGACCCCCCGACGCTGTCTCCGCAGAACCTCTCGGGCTGGATGGGCAGGACGGGGCCTGGGTGCGCCTCTCCGGATGAGGTATGGGGCTACAGGGAGGACGCGGGTGGGAGGCGAGCCGGGCTCCCCGTGCTGGAGCGAGGGGCCCGGCAGCGCCCAgcgggggaaaggagggaggcagTCGGGTTTTGCCGTGGACAGA harbors:
- the RNF112 gene encoding RING finger protein 112 isoform X2, which gives rise to MTALPTCVLWGDPPSLHWPQLRQPFREGSQPQRRQRSPGCPACSRTLSRTLSWTLSPRQPPMPRSALSVISFCHRLGKQERKQSFMGNSSNSWSHAPFPKLDLGLGSRPVASREPPACSICLERPREPISLDCGHDFCPRCFSTHRVPGCGPPCCPECRKTCKQKGLRGLGERMRLLPRRPLPTALQTCAVRAQPLLLVRVNASGGLILRMGAVNRCLKHPLARDTPVCLLAVLGERHSGKTFLLNHLLQGLPGLEPGEGGWPREGCSGQGFRWGANSLTRGLWMWSHPFLLGKEGRKVAVFLVDTGDAMSPELSRETRTRLCALTSMLSSYQILTAFQELKDTDLEYLEMFVHVAEVMGRHYGMVPIQVRYPFLDLSPQTPTPRLLLSAPLLFQHLDLLVRDSSHPSKAGQGHVGDIIKKSSGKYPKVQGLLQGRRARCCLLPAPRRRWASKGHGSPGDTDDAAGHLRAYVADVLSAAPLHAKSRCQGYWSEGRPAARGDRRLLTGQQLAQEIKNLSGWMGRTGPGCASPDEVWGYREDAGGRRAGLPVLERGARQRPAGERREAVGFCRGQMAAQLHDLRTVEAAKKEFEEYLRQQDVATKRIFSALRVLPDTMRNLLSTQKDALLARHGAALLCTGREQTLEALEAELQAEAKAFMDSYTVRFCGHLAAVGGAVGAGLMGLAGGVVGAGMAAAALAAEAGMVAAGAAVGATGAAVVGGGVGAGLAATVGCMEREEDERVQEGDRAPLLQEE
- the RNF112 gene encoding RING finger protein 112 isoform X5, with translation MTALPTCVLWGDPPSLHWPQLRQPFREGSQPQRRQRSPGCPACSRTLSRTLSWTLSPRQPPMPRSALSVISFCHRLGKQERKQSFMGNSSNSWSHAPFPKLDLGLGSRPVASREPPACSICLERPREPISLDCGHDFCPRCFSTHRVPGCGPPCCPECRKTCKQKGLRGLGERMRLLPRRPLPTALQETCAVRAQPLLLVRVNASGGLILRMGAVNRCLKHPLARDTPVCLLAVLGERHSGKTFLLNHLLQGLPGLEPGEGGWPREGCSGQGFRWGANSLTRGLWMWSHPFLLGKEGRKVAVFLVDTGDAMSPELSRETRTRLCALTSMLSSYQILTAFQELKDTDLEYLEMFVHVAEVMGRHYGMVPIQHLDLLVRDSSHPSKAGQGHVGDIIKKSSGKYPKVQGLLQGRRARCCLLPAPRRRWASKGHGSPGDDAAGHLRAYVADVLSAAPLHAKSRCQGYWSEGRPAARGDRRLLTGQQLAQEIKNLSGWMGRTGPGCASPDEVWGYREDAGGRRAGLPVLERGARQRPAGERREAVGFCRGQMAAQLHDLRTVEAAKKEFEEYLRQQDVATKRIFSALRVLPDTMRNLLSTQKDALLARHGAALLCTGREQTLEALEAELQAEAKAFMDSYTVRFCGHLAAVGGAVGAGLMGLAGGVVGAGMAAAALAAEAGMVAAGAAVGATGAAVVGGGVGAGLAATVGCMEREEDERVQEGDRAPLLQEE
- the RNF112 gene encoding RING finger protein 112 isoform X3, with protein sequence MTALPTCVLWGDPPSLHWPQLRQPFREGSQPQRRQRSPGCPACSRTLSRTLSWTLSPRQPPMPRSALSVISFCHRLGKQERKQSFMGNSSNSWSHAPFPKLDLGLGSRPVASREPPACSICLERPREPISLDCGHDFCPRCFSTHRVPGCGPPCCPECRKTCKQKGLRGLGERMRLLPRRPLPTALQETCAVRAQPLLLVRVNASGGLILRMGAVNRCLKHPLARDTPVCLLAVLGERHSGKTFLLNHLLQGLPGLEPGEGGWPREGCSGQGFRWGANSLTRGLWMWSHPFLLGKEGRKVAVFLVDTGDAMSPELSRETRTRLCALTSMLSSYQILTAFQELKDTDLEYLEMFVHVAEVMGRHYGMVPIQVRYPFLDLSPQTPTPRLLLSAPLLFQHLDLLVRDSSHPSKAGQGHVGDIIKKSSGKYPKVQGLLQGRRARCCLLPAPRRRWASKGHGSPGDDAAGHLRAYVADVLSAAPLHAKSRCQGYWSEGRPAARGDRRLLTGQQLAQEIKNLSGWMGRTGPGCASPDEVWGYREDAGGRRAGLPVLERGARQRPAGERREAVGFCRGQMAAQLHDLRTVEAAKKEFEEYLRQQDVATKRIFSALRVLPDTMRNLLSTQKDALLARHGAALLCTGREQTLEALEAELQAEAKAFMDSYTVRFCGHLAAVGGAVGAGLMGLAGGVVGAGMAAAALAAEAGMVAAGAAVGATGAAVVGGGVGAGLAATVGCMEREEDERVQEGDRAPLLQEE
- the RNF112 gene encoding RING finger protein 112 isoform X1, producing MTALPTCVLWGDPPSLHWPQLRQPFREGSQPQRRQRSPGCPACSRTLSRTLSWTLSPRQPPMPRSALSVISFCHRLGKQERKQSFMGNSSNSWSHAPFPKLDLGLGSRPVASREPPACSICLERPREPISLDCGHDFCPRCFSTHRVPGCGPPCCPECRKTCKQKGLRGLGERMRLLPRRPLPTALQETCAVRAQPLLLVRVNASGGLILRMGAVNRCLKHPLARDTPVCLLAVLGERHSGKTFLLNHLLQGLPGLEPGEGGWPREGCSGQGFRWGANSLTRGLWMWSHPFLLGKEGRKVAVFLVDTGDAMSPELSRETRTRLCALTSMLSSYQILTAFQELKDTDLEYLEMFVHVAEVMGRHYGMVPIQVRYPFLDLSPQTPTPRLLLSAPLLFQHLDLLVRDSSHPSKAGQGHVGDIIKKSSGKYPKVQGLLQGRRARCCLLPAPRRRWASKGHGSPGDTDDAAGHLRAYVADVLSAAPLHAKSRCQGYWSEGRPAARGDRRLLTGQQLAQEIKNLSGWMGRTGPGCASPDEVWGYREDAGGRRAGLPVLERGARQRPAGERREAVGFCRGQMAAQLHDLRTVEAAKKEFEEYLRQQDVATKRIFSALRVLPDTMRNLLSTQKDALLARHGAALLCTGREQTLEALEAELQAEAKAFMDSYTVRFCGHLAAVGGAVGAGLMGLAGGVVGAGMAAAALAAEAGMVAAGAAVGATGAAVVGGGVGAGLAATVGCMEREEDERVQEGDRAPLLQEE
- the RNF112 gene encoding RING finger protein 112 isoform X7, translating into MTALPTCVLWGDPPSLHWPQLRQPFREGSQPQRRQRSPGCPACSRTLSRTLSWTLSPRQPPMPRSALSVISFCHRLGKQERKQSFMGNSSNSWSHAPFPKLDLGLGSRPVASREPPACSICLERPREPISLDCGHDFCPRCFSTHRVPGCGPPCCPECRKTCKQKGLRGLGERMRLLPRRPLPTALQETCAVRAQPLLLVRVNASGGLILRMGAVNRCLKHPLARDTPVCLLAVLGERHSGKTFLLNHLLQGLPGLEPGEGGWPREGCSGQGFRWGANSLTRGLWMWSHPFLLGKEGRKVAVFLVDTGDAMSPELSRETRTRLCALTSMLSSYQILTAFQELKDTDLEYLEMFVHVAEVMGRHYGMVPIQVRYPFLDLSPQTPTPRLLLSAPLLFQHLDLLVRDSSHPSKAGQGHVGDIIKKSSGKYPKVQGLLQGRRARCCLLPAPRRRWASKGHGSPGDTDDAAGHLRAYVADVLSAAPLHAKSRCQGYWSEGRPAARGDRRLLTGQQLAQEIKNLSGWMGRTGPGCASPDEVWGYREDAGGRRAGLPVLERGARQRPAGERREAVGFCRGQMAAQLHDLRTVEAAKKEFEEYLRQQDVATKRIFSALRVLPDTMRNLLSTQKDALLARHGAALLCTGREQTLEALEAELQAEAKAFMDSYTTGPQGLPPRSWPTLPALAYFPRW
- the RNF112 gene encoding RING finger protein 112 isoform X4 produces the protein MTALPTCVLWGDPPSLHWPQLRQPFREGSQPQRRQRSPGCPACSRTLSRTLSWTLSPRQPPMPRSALSVISFCHRLGKQERKQSFMGNSSNSWSHAPFPKLDLGLGSRPVASREPPACSICLERPREPISLDCGHDFCPRCFSTHRVPGCGPPCCPECRKTCKQKGLRGLGERMRLLPRRPLPTALQETCAVRAQPLLLVRVNASGGLILRMGAVNRCLKHPLARDTPVCLLAVLGERHSGKTFLLNHLLQGLPGLEPGEGGWPREGCSGQGFRWGANSLTRGLWMWSHPFLLGKEGRKVAVFLVDTGDAMSPELSRETRTRLCALTSMLSSYQILTAFQELKDTDLEYLEMFVHVAEVMGRHYGMVPIQHLDLLVRDSSHPSKAGQGHVGDIIKKSSGKYPKVQGLLQGRRARCCLLPAPRRRWASKGHGSPGDTDDAAGHLRAYVADVLSAAPLHAKSRCQGYWSEGRPAARGDRRLLTGQQLAQEIKNLSGWMGRTGPGCASPDEVWGYREDAGGRRAGLPVLERGARQRPAGERREAVGFCRGQMAAQLHDLRTVEAAKKEFEEYLRQQDVATKRIFSALRVLPDTMRNLLSTQKDALLARHGAALLCTGREQTLEALEAELQAEAKAFMDSYTVRFCGHLAAVGGAVGAGLMGLAGGVVGAGMAAAALAAEAGMVAAGAAVGATGAAVVGGGVGAGLAATVGCMEREEDERVQEGDRAPLLQEE